A region from the Wolbachia endosymbiont of Folsomia candida genome encodes:
- a CDS encoding glycoside hydrolase TIM-barrel-like domain-containing protein, whose amino-acid sequence MSTIVLSSIFGQFGSVLGPVGQIIGSELGALLGAQLDGAMFNLDAEKKVIHDARLKNLQIQTSTYGRTIPTIYGTARVAGNIIWAQPIKEEAITSNSRVNKNVNVTYNYYATLAIAICRGVVKKLKRVWADTKSLTLDEIDYTFYTGAEDQNPDPFILSIEGEGNTPAYRGISYILIKNFSLADYNNRVPTFTFEVQTALKSEGFSAAENIKNINIIPGSGEFVYDTKVQKKTAQEKISSNQYIPYGPAKRINHNNYTKKSDAVLSLNQLKEDLPNVEWVSVVVNWFGNSLNIKDCEIYPAVEFQDDSVVLPDDWEIIMDNDDTVLPDKWGIIMNKDESVVLHDDRKIIMDIDHGTSLYRSQAKLISKDSDGKPRYGGTVSDTALIRYIDELHSRGYKVMLYPMLLLDTENKEWRGRLTGSPEDISPFFQRYNKFIEHYAYIAKRTQTEGLVIGSEFVELTKIKDSQGNYPVVQELIDLATAMKSYCVGDIMLTYAADWSEYHSHDGWYHMDELWSSEQIDFVGIDAYFPLTDGPEPPFGYSAEDVIDGWSSGVGYDYFYDYSKGEPEKTRYNDSKYAWKNIEKWWSEVHVNPDGSQTKWQPKMKKIWFTEYGFPSVNGSTNEPNVFIDNSSKESKYPHYSNGEVSFLSQKIAIEGTLKKWQNSEMVEKMFLWAWDARPFPYFPNLCDVWSDCHNWQTGHWIQGKISILEVSDVLSDLLQRAGLKSSQFDTSDIRGLLSGYVINDQQSVHSIIRMLQSCYFFDVIEQDSKLKFVQKGRGVISEIPIDDIVFSNNSKQMQLTNVSQLDLNNKVNVVYFNRNFNYPIDVKYAEIPKQGAAVAVEIPLIMEEGQAQNIAEVLLYSAWQERNIYNFKLPIKYAWLVPSNIVTIVDGKRKHTIRIIRTKFESMSIQVSAVGYDSSIYKLSFPSTKSLRFKEYSPYHISKTNIEIIDLPYIKDNTISLTLIGEEDGWKGAVLFISGDDKDYQPIANINKQSTYGYIAQFIGEELTVVLHSGNLFNISPISSSNLALIGTEVIQFQSVEPIDKNKYKLSKLAREQKGTKKYDLTAGGKFVLLDDSIISFEVQSGKQIFLKAVTYGDSLSNTEAKVFS is encoded by the coding sequence ATGTCTACAATAGTTTTATCATCAATTTTTGGTCAGTTTGGCAGCGTTCTTGGTCCAGTTGGCCAAATTATCGGTTCAGAGCTTGGCGCGCTTCTTGGTGCGCAGCTCGATGGCGCTATGTTTAACCTTGATGCGGAGAAAAAAGTAATACATGATGCAAGACTAAAAAATCTGCAAATTCAAACTTCGACTTATGGAAGAACAATACCAACCATTTATGGAACTGCTCGTGTTGCGGGAAATATTATTTGGGCGCAGCCTATTAAAGAGGAAGCGATAACTAGTAATAGTAGAGTGAACAAGAACGTCAATGTCACATATAATTATTATGCAACGCTTGCAATTGCTATCTGCAGAGGAGTGGTTAAAAAATTAAAGAGAGTATGGGCAGACACAAAATCGCTAACTTTGGATGAAATAGATTATACGTTTTATACTGGTGCAGAAGATCAAAATCCTGATCCTTTTATATTGTCAATTGAAGGGGAGGGGAACACGCCTGCTTATAGGGGAATATCCTATATATTGATCAAGAATTTTTCTTTGGCAGACTATAATAATCGTGTTCCAACATTTACATTTGAAGTGCAAACTGCATTAAAATCAGAAGGTTTTTCAGCAGCAGAAAATATCAAGAATATTAATATAATACCTGGCTCAGGGGAGTTTGTATATGATACAAAAGTACAGAAAAAAACTGCACAAGAAAAAATAAGCAGTAACCAATATATTCCATATGGGCCTGCAAAAAGAATAAATCACAATAATTACACTAAAAAGAGTGATGCTGTCCTCTCTTTAAATCAGTTAAAGGAAGATTTACCAAATGTTGAATGGGTGTCGGTAGTAGTGAATTGGTTTGGTAATAGCTTGAATATCAAAGATTGTGAAATATATCCTGCAGTTGAATTTCAGGATGATTCAGTAGTTTTACCTGATGATTGGGAAATAATAATGGATAATGATGATACAGTCTTACCTGATAAATGGGGAATAATAATGAATAAGGATGAATCAGTAGTCTTACATGATGACCGGAAAATAATAATGGATATAGACCATGGAACATCGTTATATAGAAGCCAAGCTAAGCTAATTTCAAAGGATAGTGACGGAAAACCCAGATATGGTGGTACAGTTAGTGATACAGCATTGATTAGATATATAGATGAACTACATAGTAGAGGTTATAAGGTGATGCTGTACCCAATGCTTTTGCTTGATACAGAAAATAAAGAGTGGCGGGGAAGATTAACAGGATCACCAGAAGATATAAGTCCTTTTTTTCAACGTTATAATAAATTTATAGAACATTATGCATATATTGCTAAAAGAACTCAAACAGAGGGGTTAGTTATTGGTTCTGAATTTGTGGAGCTTACAAAGATTAAAGATTCACAAGGTAATTATCCTGTAGTTCAAGAGTTAATTGACCTTGCAACAGCAATGAAGAGTTATTGTGTAGGGGATATAATGCTTACCTATGCTGCAGATTGGAGTGAATATCACTCACATGACGGCTGGTATCATATGGATGAGCTTTGGTCTTCAGAGCAAATCGATTTTGTTGGTATAGATGCTTATTTTCCACTAACAGATGGCCCTGAACCTCCGTTTGGTTATTCTGCGGAAGATGTAATTGATGGTTGGAGCAGTGGAGTAGGGTACGATTATTTTTATGACTACTCAAAAGGTGAACCTGAAAAAACAAGGTATAATGACAGCAAATATGCATGGAAAAACATAGAAAAATGGTGGAGTGAGGTTCATGTAAATCCAGATGGGAGTCAAACAAAATGGCAACCAAAAATGAAAAAGATATGGTTTACTGAATATGGGTTTCCAAGTGTAAATGGCTCTACTAATGAACCGAATGTATTTATTGATAATAGCAGTAAAGAAAGCAAATATCCGCACTATTCAAACGGAGAGGTAAGTTTTCTTTCCCAAAAAATTGCAATCGAAGGGACGCTAAAAAAGTGGCAAAATTCAGAAATGGTAGAAAAAATGTTTCTTTGGGCTTGGGATGCAAGGCCATTTCCGTATTTTCCTAACCTATGTGATGTTTGGTCTGATTGTCATAATTGGCAAACTGGTCATTGGATTCAGGGTAAGATTTCTATACTTGAAGTTTCTGATGTTTTATCCGATCTATTACAAAGAGCGGGCTTAAAAAGCAGCCAATTTGATACAAGTGATATTAGGGGATTATTATCAGGATATGTAATAAACGATCAGCAGTCAGTGCATTCAATTATTAGAATGCTGCAGAGTTGTTATTTTTTTGATGTGATTGAGCAAGACTCCAAATTAAAATTTGTTCAAAAGGGTAGGGGAGTCATTAGTGAAATACCCATTGATGATATCGTCTTCAGTAACAATTCAAAGCAAATGCAGCTTACAAACGTGAGTCAACTTGATTTGAATAACAAAGTTAATGTTGTTTATTTTAATCGCAATTTCAACTATCCAATTGATGTAAAATACGCTGAAATTCCAAAACAAGGCGCAGCTGTAGCAGTTGAAATACCACTAATTATGGAAGAGGGGCAGGCGCAGAATATAGCTGAAGTTTTACTTTATTCTGCATGGCAAGAGAGGAATATATATAACTTCAAGTTGCCGATAAAATATGCATGGCTTGTGCCCAGCAACATAGTGACAATTGTGGATGGCAAGAGAAAACATACAATAAGAATTATAAGAACAAAATTTGAAAGTATGTCCATTCAGGTGAGCGCGGTAGGTTATGATAGCTCTATATATAAGTTATCTTTCCCTTCAACAAAATCACTAAGATTCAAAGAATATTCTCCTTATCACATCAGTAAAACTAATATAGAAATCATAGATTTACCGTATATTAAAGATAATACTATAAGTCTTACTTTAATTGGCGAAGAAGACGGCTGGAAGGGTGCAGTGCTCTTTATTTCAGGTGATGACAAGGATTATCAACCTATTGCAAACATAAATAAGCAATCTACTTACGGGTATATAGCTCAGTTTATAGGTGAGGAACTGACAGTAGTGTTACATTCTGGTAACCTATTTAACATCAGTCCTATTTCAAGCTCAAATTTGGCACTAATTGGGACAGAAGTGATACAATTTCAAAGTGTGGAACCCATAGACAAAAATAAATACAAGCTGAGTAAGCTTGCTAGGGAGCAAAAAGGTACTAAAAAATATGATCTCACTGCTGGAGGGAAATTTGTTCTACTTGATGATTCAATAATATCTTTTGAAGTGCAATCAGGAAAACAGATTTTCTTGAAAGCTGTCACTTATGGTGATTCGCTGAGTAATACGGAAGCGAAGGTTTTTAGCTGA